One genomic window of Streptomyces sp. NBC_00237 includes the following:
- a CDS encoding LysR family transcriptional regulator: protein MELNLHRLWIFMQVVEHQGFSAAAQKLYMSQPSVSNQVRRLEQSLRVTLIDRSGARTRPTAEGEVLAAYGKRVFLLAEEAVAAVQQVSGLASGRLLVGGSTTVGTYLLPPLLARYQQDHPGIVCDLFVGNNESVMERLLGGGIGIAVVAGTPTANQLVVETVLDERLIVVASSSHPLAGVGEVGPQELRECRFLLREPGSQTRELQEQVLGDWELTDVRHGDVWGPEAVKQCVAAGLGITLISEHAVVDDVRSGALTVVPVSPAPRSRPVNLVRRRDRLLSPAEHAFMKVLREIASWPRELSSE from the coding sequence GTGGAACTGAACCTCCACCGGCTGTGGATCTTCATGCAGGTCGTGGAGCACCAGGGGTTCTCGGCCGCCGCGCAGAAGCTGTACATGAGCCAGCCCTCGGTCTCCAACCAGGTGCGCCGCCTCGAACAGTCCCTGCGCGTGACGCTGATCGACCGCTCCGGCGCCCGGACCCGCCCGACGGCGGAGGGCGAGGTGCTCGCCGCGTACGGCAAGCGGGTCTTCCTGCTCGCGGAGGAGGCCGTAGCGGCGGTGCAGCAGGTCAGCGGGCTGGCTTCGGGCCGCCTCCTGGTCGGCGGTTCCACGACCGTGGGCACGTATCTGCTGCCGCCGCTGCTCGCCCGCTACCAGCAGGACCATCCGGGCATCGTCTGCGACCTCTTCGTCGGCAACAACGAGTCGGTCATGGAACGCCTGCTGGGCGGCGGCATCGGCATCGCCGTCGTGGCCGGGACCCCTACCGCGAACCAGCTCGTCGTCGAGACCGTCCTGGACGAACGCCTGATCGTGGTGGCGTCCTCCTCGCACCCCCTGGCGGGTGTCGGGGAGGTGGGTCCGCAGGAGCTGCGGGAGTGCCGCTTCCTGCTGCGCGAGCCCGGCTCGCAGACCCGCGAGCTCCAGGAACAGGTGCTGGGCGACTGGGAGTTGACCGATGTCCGGCACGGCGACGTGTGGGGCCCCGAGGCCGTCAAGCAGTGTGTGGCGGCGGGCCTGGGGATCACGCTGATCTCGGAGCACGCGGTCGTGGACGACGTACGGTCCGGGGCGCTCACGGTCGTCCCGGTGAGCCCGGCCCCGCGCTCGCGCCCGGTGAACCTGGTGCGTCGGCGCGACCGGCTGCTGTCACCCGCGGAGCACGCCTTCATGAAGGTGCTCCGCGAGATCGCAAGCTGGCCGCGCGAACTCTCATCGGAATAG
- a CDS encoding DUF2809 domain-containing protein, giving the protein MNGIRALRVRLYALGAAAVTIAAALGIRAVSSGAFAKYAGDALYTVLLYALVVAVWPRVRPVLAGGVALGVSWLAEFAQLTSVPAELSARSGLLRLVFGSTFNAPDLFWYAVGAALAWAVHRWSRRGDRARMPVGPEGR; this is encoded by the coding sequence TTGAACGGCATACGGGCGTTGCGCGTGCGGCTGTACGCGCTGGGAGCGGCGGCGGTCACCATCGCCGCCGCTCTCGGCATACGGGCCGTCTCGTCGGGGGCGTTCGCGAAGTACGCGGGGGACGCGCTGTACACCGTGCTGCTGTACGCGCTCGTGGTGGCGGTGTGGCCACGGGTTCGGCCCGTGCTGGCGGGCGGGGTCGCGCTCGGGGTGAGCTGGCTGGCGGAGTTCGCTCAACTCACGTCCGTACCGGCGGAGTTGAGTGCACGCAGTGGGCTGCTGAGGCTCGTGTTCGGGTCGACGTTCAACGCGCCGGATCTGTTCTGGTACGCCGTCGGGGCGGCGCTCGCGTGGGCGGTGCACCGGTGGTCGCGAAGGGGTGACAGGGCGCGGATGCCGGTGGGGCCGGAGGGCCGATAG
- a CDS encoding VOC family protein translates to MTETWPQHLDVGAVRFARPTARYDDVLTFYRDDVELPVLAAWRGDTPDEHSGVVFGLPGAPVHMEITQHGNPPRIPEPHPENLIALYLRGPEAVGAAVARMRERGHEPVEAANAYWPERGAVTYADPDGWLVVLAPWVFGVDPVPTPK, encoded by the coding sequence ATGACAGAGACCTGGCCCCAGCACCTCGACGTCGGCGCCGTGCGCTTCGCGCGCCCCACGGCTCGTTACGACGACGTCCTCACCTTCTACCGCGACGACGTGGAGCTGCCGGTGCTGGCCGCCTGGCGGGGAGACACCCCGGACGAGCACTCCGGAGTGGTGTTCGGGCTGCCTGGTGCTCCCGTGCACATGGAGATCACCCAGCACGGCAACCCGCCTCGGATACCCGAGCCCCACCCGGAGAACCTGATCGCGCTCTACCTGCGCGGCCCCGAGGCCGTCGGGGCGGCCGTCGCCCGGATGCGCGAGCGCGGACACGAGCCGGTCGAGGCGGCCAACGCGTACTGGCCGGAGCGCGGCGCGGTGACGTACGCCGACCCGGACGGCTGGCTCGTGGTCCTCGCCCCGTGGGTGTTCGGCGTGGATCCGGTGCCGACCCCGAAGTAG
- a CDS encoding acyl-CoA thioesterase II, with protein MTNPAERLVDLLDLEQIEVNIFRGRSPQEHLQRVFGGQVAGQALVAAGRTTDGDRPVHSLHAYFLRPGRPGVPIVYQVERVRDGRSFTTRRVTAVQQGRTIFNLTASFHKPEEGGIEHQLPPRREVPAPESLPTVADEIRDHLGALPEALERIARRQPFDIRYVDGLRWTREEIEGAEPRSAVWMRAVGPLGDDQLVHTCALAYASDTTLLDAVRLPVEPLWGSRNFDIASLDHAMWFHRPFRADEWFLYDQESPIATGGRGLARGRIYDRDGQLLVSVVQEGLFRKLGD; from the coding sequence ATGACGAATCCGGCCGAGAGACTCGTCGATCTGCTCGACCTGGAGCAGATCGAGGTCAACATCTTCCGTGGCCGCAGCCCGCAGGAGCACCTCCAGCGGGTGTTCGGCGGGCAGGTCGCGGGCCAGGCGCTGGTCGCGGCGGGGCGCACCACGGACGGGGACCGCCCGGTGCACTCCCTGCACGCGTACTTCCTGCGGCCCGGCCGCCCCGGCGTGCCGATCGTCTACCAGGTGGAGCGGGTGCGGGACGGCCGTTCCTTCACCACGCGCCGGGTGACGGCGGTCCAGCAGGGCCGCACGATCTTCAACCTGACGGCCTCCTTCCACAAGCCGGAGGAGGGCGGCATCGAGCACCAGCTGCCGCCGCGCCGCGAGGTCCCCGCGCCGGAGTCGCTGCCCACGGTCGCCGACGAGATCCGCGACCACCTGGGCGCGCTGCCGGAGGCCCTGGAGCGCATCGCCCGCCGCCAGCCCTTCGACATCCGCTACGTGGACGGGCTGCGCTGGACGCGCGAGGAGATCGAGGGCGCGGAGCCGCGCAGCGCGGTGTGGATGCGCGCGGTGGGCCCGCTGGGCGACGACCAGCTCGTCCACACGTGCGCGCTGGCGTACGCGAGCGACACGACGCTGCTGGACGCGGTGCGGCTGCCGGTGGAGCCCCTGTGGGGATCGCGCAACTTCGACATCGCGTCGCTGGACCACGCGATGTGGTTCCACCGGCCGTTCCGGGCCGACGAGTGGTTCCTGTACGACCAGGAGTCCCCGATCGCGACCGGCGGGCGGGGTCTGGCCAGGGGCCGGATCTACGACCGGGACGGGCAGTTGCTGGTGTCGGTGGTGCAGGAGGGGCTGTTCCGGAAGCTCGGCGATTGA
- the phnA gene encoding phosphonoacetate hydrolase: MEQLQVNGRDYPWPARPVVVVCIDGSEDAYHERAVADGRMPFLEKMLERGADLRGDCTMPSFTNPNNISIATGQPPAVHGICGNYFYDTESDAEIMMNAPELLRVPTIFAEFSKAGAKVVCITAKDKLRRLLGRDLIDGINFSAEKADQVTDEDNGITKVLERVGRELPSVYSAELSELVMAAGVDVLEKEGPQLMYLSLTDYIQHKHAPGSPVANDFYAMLDGYFEKIDALGAVLVVTADHGMNAKSDADGVAQVVFLQDFFDGRLGGGTSRVILPITDPYTVHHGALGSYATVHLPQGADVAALVAEVAAIDGVDTVLTREEAVERFELPGDRIGDLVVIATRNTVLGTTPSRHDISGFKEPLRSHGGLTEQKVPFLVNAPVELPAGHRLRNFDAYWVGTTLAAGRSLTA, encoded by the coding sequence ATGGAGCAGCTTCAGGTCAACGGCCGCGACTACCCGTGGCCCGCGCGGCCCGTCGTCGTGGTCTGCATCGACGGCAGCGAGGACGCGTACCACGAGCGGGCCGTCGCGGACGGGCGGATGCCGTTCCTGGAGAAGATGCTGGAGCGGGGCGCGGACCTGCGCGGCGACTGCACGATGCCGTCGTTCACCAACCCGAACAACATCTCCATCGCCACCGGGCAGCCGCCGGCCGTGCACGGCATCTGCGGCAACTACTTCTACGACACCGAGTCCGACGCCGAGATCATGATGAACGCCCCGGAGCTGCTGCGGGTGCCGACCATCTTCGCGGAGTTCTCCAAGGCGGGCGCCAAGGTCGTCTGCATCACGGCCAAGGACAAGCTGCGCCGCCTCCTCGGCCGCGACCTGATCGACGGCATCAACTTTTCCGCGGAGAAGGCCGACCAGGTCACCGACGAGGACAACGGCATCACCAAGGTCCTGGAACGCGTCGGCAGGGAACTGCCGTCCGTCTACAGTGCCGAGCTGAGCGAGCTGGTCATGGCCGCCGGTGTCGACGTCCTGGAGAAGGAAGGACCGCAGCTGATGTACCTGTCGCTGACCGACTACATCCAGCACAAGCACGCCCCGGGCTCGCCGGTCGCCAACGACTTCTACGCCATGCTCGACGGCTACTTCGAGAAGATCGACGCCCTCGGCGCGGTCCTCGTCGTCACCGCCGACCACGGCATGAACGCCAAGAGCGACGCCGACGGCGTCGCCCAGGTCGTCTTCCTCCAGGACTTCTTCGACGGCCGTCTCGGCGGGGGCACCTCCCGCGTCATCCTGCCGATCACCGACCCGTACACCGTCCACCACGGCGCGCTCGGCTCGTACGCCACCGTGCACCTGCCCCAGGGCGCGGACGTCGCGGCCCTCGTCGCCGAGGTCGCGGCGATCGACGGTGTCGACACCGTCCTGACCCGTGAGGAGGCCGTCGAGCGCTTCGAGCTGCCGGGCGACCGCATCGGCGACCTCGTCGTCATCGCCACCCGGAACACCGTGCTCGGCACCACGCCCTCGCGCCACGACATCTCGGGTTTCAAGGAGCCGCTGCGCTCGCACGGCGGCCTGACCGAGCAGAAGGTCCCGTTCCTGGTGAACGCCCCCGTCGAGCTGCCCGCCGGGCACCGGCTGCGCAACTTCGACGCGTACTGGGTGGGCACCACCCTCGCGGCGGGCCGGTCGCTGACCGCCTGA
- a CDS encoding RNA helicase codes for MTLIDQLPPNADPDTLFEAFSTWAEGQGIALYPAQEEALMEVVTGANVILSTPTGSGKSLVAAGAHFTALAQDKVTFYTAPIKALVSEKFFDLCKLFGTENVGMLTGDASVNADAPVIACTAEILASIALRDGKYADIGQVVMDEFHFYAEADRGWAWQIPILELPQAQFILMSATLGDVAMFEKDLTRRTGRPTAVVRSATRPVPLSYEYRMTPITETLTELLDTRQSPVYIVHFTQAAAVERAQSLMSINMCSKEEKEKIADLIGNFRFTTKFGQNLSRYVRHGIGVHHAGMLPKYRRLVEKLAQAGLLKVICGTDTLGVGVNVPIRTVLFTALTKYDGTRVRTLRAREFHQIAGRAGRAGFDTAGFVVAQAPEHVVENEKALAKAGDDPKKRRKVVRKKAPEGFIAWSESTFDKLITSDPEPLTSRFKVTHTMLLSIIARPGNAFDAMRHLLEDNHEPRKAQLRHIRRAIAIYRSLLDGGVVEQLDTPDAEGRIVRLTVDLQQDFALNQPLSTFALAAFDLLDPESPSYALDMVSVVESTLDDPRQILGAQQNKARGEAVGQMKADGIEYEERMELLQEVSYPKPLEELLWHAYNVYKKSHPWVGDHPVSPKSVIRDMYERAMTFAEFTSHYELARTEGIVLRYLAGAYKALEHTIPDDLKSEDLQDLIAWLGELVRQVDSSLLDEWEQLANPEVETAEQAQEKADQVKPVTANARAFRVLVRNAMFRRVELAALDHVRALGELDAESGWDEDAWGEAMDAYWDEHEDLGTGPDARGPKLLMIEEDAAHGLWRVRQTFADPAGDHDWGISAEVDLAASDEEARAVVRVTSVGQL; via the coding sequence GTGACCCTTATCGATCAGCTCCCGCCGAACGCCGACCCCGACACCCTCTTCGAGGCTTTCTCGACCTGGGCCGAGGGCCAGGGCATCGCCCTCTACCCGGCGCAGGAAGAGGCGCTGATGGAGGTGGTCACCGGCGCGAATGTGATCTTGTCCACGCCCACCGGCTCCGGAAAGAGCCTGGTCGCGGCGGGTGCGCACTTCACGGCACTGGCCCAGGACAAGGTCACCTTCTACACGGCTCCGATCAAGGCTCTCGTCTCGGAGAAGTTCTTCGACCTCTGCAAGCTGTTCGGCACCGAGAACGTCGGCATGCTGACCGGCGACGCCTCGGTGAACGCGGACGCCCCGGTCATCGCCTGCACCGCCGAGATCCTGGCCTCGATCGCGCTGCGCGACGGGAAGTACGCCGACATCGGCCAGGTCGTGATGGACGAGTTCCACTTCTACGCGGAGGCGGACCGGGGCTGGGCCTGGCAGATCCCGATCCTGGAGCTCCCGCAGGCACAGTTCATCCTGATGTCGGCGACGCTCGGCGACGTCGCGATGTTCGAGAAGGACCTGACGCGCAGGACGGGCCGCCCGACGGCGGTCGTGCGCTCCGCGACGCGTCCCGTCCCCCTGTCGTACGAGTACCGGATGACGCCCATCACCGAGACGCTCACCGAGCTGCTCGACACCCGGCAGTCGCCCGTCTACATCGTGCACTTCACGCAGGCGGCGGCCGTCGAGCGGGCGCAGTCGCTGATGAGCATCAACATGTGCTCCAAGGAGGAGAAGGAGAAGATCGCCGACCTGATCGGCAACTTCCGCTTCACCACCAAGTTCGGCCAGAACCTCTCGCGGTACGTCCGCCACGGCATCGGCGTGCACCACGCGGGCATGCTGCCCAAGTACCGCCGCCTGGTGGAGAAGCTGGCGCAGGCCGGTCTGCTGAAGGTCATCTGCGGTACGGACACGCTCGGCGTCGGCGTCAACGTGCCGATCCGCACGGTGCTGTTCACGGCGCTCACGAAGTACGACGGCACGCGGGTGCGCACGCTGCGGGCCCGGGAGTTCCACCAGATCGCGGGGCGCGCGGGCCGGGCCGGGTTCGACACGGCGGGCTTCGTCGTGGCGCAGGCTCCCGAGCACGTCGTGGAGAACGAGAAGGCGCTCGCGAAGGCGGGCGACGACCCGAAGAAGCGCCGCAAGGTGGTCCGCAAGAAGGCTCCTGAGGGCTTCATCGCCTGGTCGGAGTCCACCTTCGACAAGCTGATCACCTCCGACCCCGAGCCGCTGACCAGCCGTTTCAAGGTCACGCACACGATGCTGCTGTCGATCATCGCGCGCCCCGGCAACGCCTTCGACGCCATGCGCCACCTCCTGGAGGACAACCACGAGCCGCGCAAGGCGCAGCTGAGGCACATCCGCCGCGCCATCGCGATCTACCGCTCGCTGCTCGACGGCGGTGTGGTGGAGCAGCTGGACACGCCGGACGCCGAGGGGCGGATCGTACGGCTGACGGTCGATCTCCAGCAGGACTTCGCCCTCAACCAGCCGCTGTCGACCTTCGCCCTCGCCGCCTTCGACCTGCTGGACCCCGAGTCGCCCTCGTACGCGCTCGACATGGTGTCCGTCGTGGAGTCCACGCTCGACGACCCCCGGCAGATCCTGGGCGCGCAACAGAACAAGGCGCGCGGCGAGGCCGTCGGACAGATGAAGGCGGACGGCATCGAGTACGAGGAGCGGATGGAACTCCTCCAGGAGGTGTCGTACCCCAAGCCCCTCGAAGAGCTGCTGTGGCACGCGTACAACGTGTACAAGAAGAGCCACCCGTGGGTCGGCGACCATCCCGTGTCGCCGAAGTCGGTCATCCGTGACATGTACGAACGGGCCATGACCTTCGCGGAGTTCACCTCGCACTACGAGCTGGCGCGCACCGAGGGCATCGTGCTGCGCTACCTGGCGGGCGCGTACAAGGCGCTGGAGCACACCATCCCCGACGACCTCAAGTCGGAGGACCTCCAGGACCTGATCGCCTGGCTCGGCGAGCTGGTCCGTCAGGTCGACTCCTCGCTCCTGGACGAGTGGGAGCAGCTGGCGAACCCCGAGGTCGAGACGGCCGAGCAGGCGCAGGAGAAGGCCGACCAGGTCAAGCCGGTCACCGCGAACGCGCGCGCCTTCCGGGTCCTCGTACGCAACGCCATGTTCCGCCGCGTCGAGCTGGCCGCGCTGGACCACGTCCGCGCGCTCGGCGAGCTGGACGCGGAGTCCGGCTGGGACGAGGACGCGTGGGGCGAGGCGATGGACGCGTACTGGGACGAGCACGAGGACCTGGGCACGGGCCCGGACGCGCGCGGCCCCAAGCTCCTGATGATCGAGGAGGACGCGGCGCACGGGCTGTGGCGGGTCCGCCAGACCTTCGCGGACCCGGCGGGCGACCATGACTGGGGCATCAGCGCCGAGGTCGATCTGGCGGCCTCGGACGAGGAGGCGCGGGCGGTCGTCCGCGTCACGTCCGTCGGTCAGCTCTAA
- a CDS encoding TIGR03364 family FAD-dependent oxidoreductase: MTVSSAAVNRADTAVVGGGIVGLAHALAAAKRGDKVVLFERDDYAVGASIRNFGMIWSVGQQRGAMYERALRSRAVWQEISAKSGLWAAPTGSLHLAHHADEAAVLEEFVETTEAAREHGTTMISAKDALARSSTAVAEGLLAAMWSPTELNVDPRRAIPAVAEYLISEYGVDIRFGTTVRGVDMPTVSTTAGDWQVDNLFVCSGNDFETLYPEVFAESGIVRCKLQMMRTGTQPTGWELGPMLCGGLTLLHYAAFDDCPSRTELAQRMGEQYPFHRENGIHVLLSQTADGRLTIGDSHAYAKTLDPFESEEINKAILDYLGTFAKLPNTEITERWVGFYPSLRDGRTELIVNPEPGVTVVNGVGGAGMTLSFGLAQELIPG; the protein is encoded by the coding sequence ATGACTGTCAGCAGCGCAGCCGTCAACCGCGCGGACACCGCCGTCGTCGGCGGAGGCATCGTCGGGCTCGCCCACGCACTCGCCGCAGCCAAGCGCGGCGACAAGGTCGTCCTCTTCGAGCGCGACGACTACGCGGTCGGCGCGTCCATCCGCAACTTCGGCATGATCTGGTCGGTCGGCCAGCAGCGCGGCGCGATGTACGAGCGAGCGCTGCGCAGCCGCGCCGTATGGCAGGAGATCTCGGCCAAGTCGGGCCTGTGGGCCGCCCCGACGGGCTCCCTGCACCTCGCGCACCACGCCGACGAGGCCGCCGTGCTGGAGGAGTTCGTCGAGACGACCGAGGCCGCCCGCGAGCACGGCACCACCATGATCTCCGCGAAGGACGCCCTGGCGCGCAGCTCCACCGCCGTGGCGGAGGGCCTGCTCGCCGCGATGTGGAGCCCCACCGAGCTGAACGTGGACCCGCGCCGCGCGATACCCGCCGTCGCCGAGTACCTGATCAGCGAGTACGGAGTCGACATCCGCTTCGGCACCACCGTGCGCGGCGTCGACATGCCGACCGTGTCCACCACGGCGGGCGACTGGCAGGTCGACAACCTCTTCGTGTGCAGCGGCAACGACTTCGAGACCCTCTACCCGGAGGTCTTCGCCGAGTCCGGCATCGTCCGCTGCAAGCTCCAGATGATGCGCACCGGCACGCAGCCCACGGGCTGGGAACTCGGCCCGATGCTCTGCGGCGGCCTGACCCTCCTGCACTACGCGGCGTTCGACGACTGCCCCTCGCGCACCGAGCTGGCGCAGCGGATGGGCGAGCAGTACCCCTTCCACCGCGAGAACGGCATCCACGTCCTGCTCTCGCAGACCGCCGACGGCCGCCTCACCATCGGCGACAGCCACGCGTACGCGAAGACCCTCGACCCGTTCGAGAGCGAGGAGATCAACAAGGCGATCCTCGACTACCTCGGCACCTTCGCGAAGCTCCCGAACACGGAGATCACCGAACGCTGGGTCGGCTTCTACCCCTCCCTGCGCGACGGCCGCACCGAGCTGATCGTCAACCCGGAACCGGGCGTCACCGTCGTCAACGGGGTCGGCGGCGCGGGCATGACCCTGTCGTTCGGACTGGCGCAGGAGCTCATCCCCGGCTGA
- a CDS encoding MFS transporter, with amino-acid sequence MNRTNPLLGSARASRWRWQIFAITWVAYAGFYFVRQAFSVAKLGILDDPAVNTVLTKGVLGVIDSVYLAAYAAGQFLWGMWADRFGPRVVVIGGMIGAIVAACLMGLSSAVLVFGGAMVLQGLSQSAGWAPLCKNMGDFFTVKERGRVLGLWSTNYAFGGLAAPPFLGWMAYSVFDSWQAAFFAGAATLAVVLGLFLVFQRNAPKDVGLEDPDHDPQAAPVTAGEEEERLTGLALYRETVRDRMVLTLGLCYFLLKPARYAILLWGPVIVAERIPEIDKAGATLIPVAFGVAGVLAPILIGWVSDHVFASRRAPACVIALGILTVALALFMPLTATGSVGTMIAVLAVIGVSVYAADAMISCVAAVDFGSAKGAGTAAGLVNGCGSVGAILGGLLPGFLSGGVLFALFAVAALLAGVLMVPHWNRVPRAA; translated from the coding sequence GTGAACCGGACCAACCCGCTTCTCGGTTCCGCCCGCGCCTCCCGCTGGCGCTGGCAGATATTCGCGATCACCTGGGTCGCGTACGCCGGGTTCTACTTCGTACGACAGGCGTTCTCCGTCGCGAAGCTCGGGATTCTGGACGACCCCGCCGTCAACACCGTACTCACCAAAGGGGTATTGGGGGTCATCGACTCCGTCTACCTCGCCGCCTACGCGGCGGGCCAGTTCCTGTGGGGCATGTGGGCCGACCGCTTCGGCCCGCGCGTCGTCGTCATCGGCGGCATGATCGGCGCGATCGTCGCCGCCTGCCTGATGGGCCTCAGCAGCGCCGTCCTCGTCTTCGGCGGGGCGATGGTCCTCCAGGGCCTCTCCCAGTCCGCGGGCTGGGCGCCGCTCTGCAAGAACATGGGCGACTTCTTCACCGTCAAGGAACGCGGGCGCGTCCTGGGGCTGTGGAGCACCAACTACGCCTTCGGCGGCCTGGCCGCCCCGCCGTTCCTCGGCTGGATGGCGTACTCGGTGTTCGACAGCTGGCAGGCGGCCTTCTTCGCCGGAGCCGCGACCCTGGCCGTCGTCCTCGGACTCTTCCTCGTCTTCCAGCGCAACGCGCCGAAGGACGTGGGCCTGGAGGACCCGGACCACGACCCGCAGGCCGCCCCGGTCACCGCCGGCGAGGAAGAGGAGCGGCTCACCGGCCTCGCCCTCTACCGGGAGACCGTGCGCGACCGCATGGTCCTCACCCTCGGCCTCTGCTACTTCCTGCTGAAGCCGGCGCGGTACGCCATCCTCCTCTGGGGCCCGGTCATCGTCGCCGAGCGCATCCCCGAGATCGACAAGGCGGGCGCCACGCTCATCCCGGTCGCCTTCGGCGTCGCCGGAGTCCTCGCACCGATCCTCATCGGCTGGGTCTCGGACCACGTCTTCGCGTCCCGCCGCGCCCCCGCCTGCGTCATCGCCCTGGGTATCCTGACCGTGGCGCTCGCCCTGTTCATGCCGCTCACCGCGACCGGCAGCGTCGGCACCATGATCGCCGTGCTGGCCGTCATCGGGGTCTCGGTGTACGCCGCCGACGCGATGATCTCCTGCGTCGCCGCCGTGGACTTCGGCAGCGCCAAGGGTGCGGGCACCGCCGCGGGTCTGGTCAACGGGTGCGGTTCGGTCGGCGCCATCCTCGGCGGACTGCTCCCCGGATTCCTCTCCGGGGGCGTCCTGTTCGCCCTCTTCGCAGTGGCCGCACTGCTGGCCGGTGTGCTGATGGTCCCGCACTGGAACCGGGTTCCCCGGGCCGCGTGA
- a CDS encoding aldehyde dehydrogenase gives MAPVVERNPNAIAPHLRLNFIDGRWVAAESGQTRENVNPADFSDVIGAFTESGGVDADHAVDAASAALAAWRGLGPIRRAAYLVEAGRILGERAEEVAAVITREQGKLLAEARGEVERARAVLEFTAGQARVLGGVTAPAEEDRTFAFTFRKAIGVVALIAPWNFPLAIPMWKVAPALLSGCTAVLKPSPLTPLTSALLVEVFQEAGVPDGVLNLVQGDVAAGEALVAHPAVAGISFTGSLPVGTAIHAGGAGRLLRTQLELGGKNAVIVCDDADVDKAVDAVVKGAFGQAGQRCSATSRAVVDVSVREEFLEKLLVRLGELRVGPGDDPESKICPVVNTARLDAALDAIAGAQREGGKVLCGGEREVRDDLPEGCYVQPTVVRTAWDSELAQEEVFGPVLAVIDADGFENAMEIANSVKYGMSGTIFTASQSRAFEAIERFEAGMLHVNRPGVGAYAHLPHVGSKASQYGPPECSPEVFDFYTEWHSACISY, from the coding sequence ATGGCACCCGTTGTGGAGCGCAATCCGAACGCGATCGCACCGCACCTGCGGCTCAATTTCATCGACGGCCGGTGGGTGGCGGCGGAGTCCGGGCAGACCCGGGAGAACGTCAATCCGGCCGATTTCTCGGATGTGATCGGCGCGTTCACCGAGTCCGGCGGGGTGGATGCCGACCACGCGGTCGACGCGGCGTCGGCGGCGCTCGCGGCCTGGCGGGGGCTCGGCCCGATCCGGCGGGCCGCATACCTCGTCGAGGCGGGGCGGATTCTGGGCGAGCGGGCCGAGGAGGTCGCCGCCGTCATCACGCGGGAGCAGGGGAAGCTGCTCGCCGAGGCGCGCGGCGAGGTCGAACGGGCGCGGGCCGTCCTGGAGTTCACGGCGGGGCAGGCGCGGGTACTGGGCGGGGTGACGGCCCCGGCCGAGGAGGACCGTACCTTCGCGTTCACGTTCCGCAAGGCGATCGGGGTCGTCGCGCTGATCGCGCCGTGGAACTTCCCCCTCGCCATCCCGATGTGGAAGGTCGCGCCCGCCCTGCTGTCGGGGTGCACGGCGGTCCTGAAGCCGTCGCCGCTGACGCCGCTGACGTCGGCGCTGCTGGTGGAGGTCTTCCAGGAGGCGGGGGTGCCGGACGGGGTGCTGAACCTGGTTCAGGGCGACGTCGCGGCCGGTGAGGCGCTGGTCGCGCATCCGGCGGTGGCGGGCATCAGCTTCACCGGTTCGCTGCCGGTGGGGACGGCGATCCACGCGGGCGGCGCGGGCCGACTGCTGCGTACGCAGCTGGAGTTGGGCGGCAAGAACGCGGTCATCGTGTGTGACGACGCGGATGTCGACAAGGCCGTCGACGCGGTGGTGAAGGGCGCGTTCGGGCAGGCGGGCCAGCGGTGCAGTGCCACCAGCCGGGCCGTGGTGGACGTCAGCGTGCGGGAGGAGTTCCTGGAGAAGCTGCTCGTCCGGCTCGGGGAACTGCGGGTGGGGCCCGGGGACGACCCGGAGTCGAAGATCTGCCCGGTGGTGAACACGGCCCGGCTCGATGCCGCCCTGGACGCGATCGCGGGGGCGCAGCGTGAGGGCGGGAAGGTTCTGTGCGGTGGGGAGCGGGAGGTACGGGACGACCTGCCGGAGGGGTGCTACGTGCAGCCGACGGTCGTCCGTACCGCGTGGGACAGCGAGTTGGCGCAGGAGGAGGTCTTCGGGCCCGTGCTCGCGGTGATCGACGCGGACGGCTTCGAGAACGCCATGGAGATCGCCAACTCGGTGAAGTACGGCATGTCCGGGACCATCTTCACCGCCTCGCAGTCCCGGGCCTTCGAGGCGATCGAGCGCTTCGAGGCGGGCATGCTGCACGTCAACCGGCCGGGTGTGGGCGCGTACGCGCACCTGCCGCACGTCGGGTCGAAGGCTTCGCAGTACGGGCCGCCGGAGTGCTCGCCGGAAGTGTTCGACTTCTACACGGAGTGGCACTCGGCCTGCATCAGCTACTGA